A genomic stretch from Kogia breviceps isolate mKogBre1 chromosome 1, mKogBre1 haplotype 1, whole genome shotgun sequence includes:
- the LOC131760221 gene encoding large ribosomal subunit protein uL24, whose protein sequence is MKFNPFVTSDRSKNRKRHFNAPSHIRRKIMSSPLSKELRQKYNVRSMPIRKDDEVQVVRGHYKGQQIGKVVQVYRKKYVIYIERVQREKANGTTVHVGIHPSKVVITRLKLDKDRKKILERKAKSRQVGKEKGKYKEETIEKMQE, encoded by the coding sequence ATGAAGTTCAATCCCTTTGTGACTTCTGACCGAAGCAAGAACCGGAAAAGGCATTTCAATGCGCCTTCCCACATTCGCAGGAAGATTATGTCTTCCCCTCTTTCTAAAGAGCTGAGACAGAAATACAATGTCCGATCCATGCCCATCCGGAAGGATGATGAAGTTCAGGTTGTACGAGGGCACTACAAAGGGCAGCAAATTGGCAAAGTAGTCCAGGTTTACAGGAAGAAGTATGTCATCTACATTGAACGAGTGCAGCGGGAGAAGGCTAATGGCACGACTGTCCACGTGGGCATTCACCCCAGCAAGGTGGTTATCACCAGACTAAAACTGGACAAAGACCGCAAAAAGATCCTCGAACGTAAAGCCAAATCTCGCCaagtaggaaaggaaaagggCAAATATAAGGAAGAAACAATTGAGAAGATGCAGGAATGA